ACTTCTCGGCCACACCTCGGCGCGGAGCTATCAGGTACTCTTCATTCAGGCACCGAAGCAGGTCTACCAGATCAGTTTTTCCAGCGTACCGGAACAATTCGCGCCGAACCAGCAGCTCTTCAAACTGGTTTTCGGTTCCTTCGCGCCGCTCGAATAAGGCCCGGGGCACCCGTTCACGCTCGCCCCCCCACTTTTCTTGTTTAACAATGGCCGCAACCCAATGGAAGCCTGGCTGCAAAACTTTTTCACCTACCTCCCCGACGGCACCCTCTATTATCTGCTGATCGGCCTGATCGCGTTCGGTGAATCGCTGGTCGCCATCGGTCTGCTGCTGCCGGGCAGTACGCTGTGTGTCTTCGCCGGATTTCTCGCCCTGCACGGCAAAGGTGACATTCTTGCCCTGATCGGCGTTGCCGCCACCGGCGCTTTCGGCGGCGACCTGCTCAGCTACCTGCTCGGCGCCAGGTTTGCCGGGCCGATGCTGAAGAGCCGATTGCTTGCCAATCGCCTCGGCCTGGTACGCAAATCTGAATTTTTTTTCGCAGCCCATGGCGGCAAAAGCGTCTTCTTTGGCCGTTTTTTCGGCCCGGTACGCGGTTTCATCCCCTTTGTTGCCGGCGGTGCCGGAATGCGGCCGGCTCTTTTTACCGGTTATTCCATGGTCAGCGCCATCCTCTGGGGGCTGGCCTACCCCGGAGTCGGCTACCTGGCGGGCATCAGCTGGCAGAACGTGCAACTGTGGACCGGCCGTTTCAGCCTGCTGATTCTGGCCGCACTGGCACTGACCGTTGCCTGGATCTGGTGGCGCAACCGAAAATAAAAAATTGATGGCGTCGCAAAAACTCACCAGCAGTTGTATTGCTTTTTTGCTTAGCCAACAACATTTGAAAGCATCAGGAATTGCGACCGGAATGCAATTTCTGTAAAGTGCGCTGACAAATTCCCGTACGGAGCATCACTATGTCAATTCGTCTTCCGGCGGAATGGGAACCACAGGACGGTATCCTGATCGCCTGGCCCCATGCCGCCACCGACTGGGCAGAAACCCTGGACGAAGTCCTGCCGGTCTACCTGCAACTCGCCGAAGCCGTCAGCGACCGGGAAAAACTTCTTATTGTCACCCCCGACCCGGACTCGGTGCGCCGTCAACTGGACAACGCCGGCATCACGCGAAACACTATCCGACTGGCCCGGGCGGCGACCAACGACACCTGGTGCCGTGACTTCGGCCCGTTGACAATCTATCGCGGCGAACAACCGCAACTGCTCGACTTCGGCTTCAATGCCTGGGGACTGAAGTTTGCAGCCGATCTCGACAACCAGGTCAGCCGCAGGCTGCACCACCAGGGCTGCTTCGGTGCGGTCGGCCTGGTGACTGATGGACTCATTCTCGAAGGCGGCAGCATTGAAAGCGACGGTCGCGGCACCCTGCTGACCACCTCCCGCTGCCTGTTGAGCGCCAACCGCAATCCGCAGCTGAGCCGCGAGCAACTGCAGGCGCGACTCTGTTCGAGATTCGGGGCCACACGGATCCTTTGGCTCGAACACGGCCTGCTGGCCGGGGATGATACCGACGCCCATATCGACACCCTGGCACGGTTTGCCCCGGAGGATGTCATCCTCCACGTTGCCTGCGACGATCAACGGGACGAACATTATGCCGAACTGCAGGCCATGGCCGCGGAACTGGCTGCCCTGCGCACCGCCGCCGGCCGTCCCTACCGTCTGCTCCCCCTCCCCTGGCCGCGGCCAATCTGCCGTAACGGCCGCAGACTGCCGGCGACCTACGCCAACTACCTGGTCATCAACGGAGCGGTACTGGTCCCGACTTACAATGACCCGGCCGACCAGGCGGCACAGGACATCATCGGCGCCGCGCATCCGGGACGCGACGTAATCGGCATCGAGGCACGGCCGCTTATCGCCCAGGGCGGCTCGCTGCACTGTCTCACCATGCACCTGCCGAAAGGAGTGCTGCCATGAAAACCCTCAAGGTCGCCCTGATTCAGCAGCCCTGTCCCGACCCGCCTGACGAGGCCCGCCACATCAGTGACGAGGCCGTGCGCCGGGCGGCGGAACGGGGAGCCCGACTGATCGTACTGCCGGAGCTGCACTGCGGTCCCTACTTCTGCCAGCAGGAGCAGAGCGAAACCTTTGATCGTGCCGAACCGATTCCCGGACCTGCAACTGACCACTTTTCCGCCCTGGCCCGGGAACTTGACATTGTGCTGATCATTTCCCTGTTCGAACGTCGGGCGGCCGGACTCTGTCACAATACCGCCCTGGTCATCGAAAGGGACGGCACCATCGCCGGCCGGTATCGCAAGATGCACATTCCCGATGATCCGGGCTATTACGAAAAATTCTATTTCACACCTGGTGATCTCGGCTTTGAGCCGATTGCCACCTCGGTCGGCAAGCTCGGCCTGCTGATCTGCTGGGATCAATGGTATCCGGAGGCGGCACGCCTGATGGCCCTGGCCGGCGCCGAAATCCTGATCTACCCGACCGCCATCGGCTGGGATGCACGCGATGATGAAACCGAACAAAAACGGCAACTGGATGCCTGGCACACCGTGCAGCGCGGGCACGCGATCGCCAATGGACTGCCGCTGGTCGCGGTCAACCGCGTCGGCCATGAGTCGGACCCGTCCGGAAGTTCGCCGGGGATCACATTCTGGGGCAACAGCTTCGCCTGCGGTCCCCAGGGAGAGATGCTGGCTGAGGGGGGCGTGGAAAAAACGGAATTGCTGGCGGACATCGACCTGCGGCGGGGTGAACAGGTTCGACGGATCTGGCCCTTTCTCCGCGATCGACGTATTGACGCCTATGGCGATCTGCTGAAGCGTTTTCGCGACTGATCAGGAGGCGGCCGCTGCAGGCGGGTTGAGGAACTTGTCCTCCAGGGCGATTTCGAGCTGTGCCAAAGTGGTTTCCTTGACCCCGAGCAGTTGTGCTTCGCGGCTGGTGGCCAGCACCAGTTCGGGATGATGGACCAGGGAGATCCCCAACTTGCGGCAGGCCTGATCGGCCAGCATCACCAGCGTCAGCAAAGACGACTCGATCGGCGGCTCAGGATGATGATGGTAACGTACAATGTCGGCATACTCGTCGGGCAGCCCCCAGTGCTGCATCAGCCGA
The sequence above is a segment of the Geothermobacter hydrogeniphilus genome. Coding sequences within it:
- a CDS encoding DedA family protein — translated: MEAWLQNFFTYLPDGTLYYLLIGLIAFGESLVAIGLLLPGSTLCVFAGFLALHGKGDILALIGVAATGAFGGDLLSYLLGARFAGPMLKSRLLANRLGLVRKSEFFFAAHGGKSVFFGRFFGPVRGFIPFVAGGAGMRPALFTGYSMVSAILWGLAYPGVGYLAGISWQNVQLWTGRFSLLILAALALTVAWIWWRNRK
- a CDS encoding agmatine deiminase family protein; the encoded protein is MSIRLPAEWEPQDGILIAWPHAATDWAETLDEVLPVYLQLAEAVSDREKLLIVTPDPDSVRRQLDNAGITRNTIRLARAATNDTWCRDFGPLTIYRGEQPQLLDFGFNAWGLKFAADLDNQVSRRLHHQGCFGAVGLVTDGLILEGGSIESDGRGTLLTTSRCLLSANRNPQLSREQLQARLCSRFGATRILWLEHGLLAGDDTDAHIDTLARFAPEDVILHVACDDQRDEHYAELQAMAAELAALRTAAGRPYRLLPLPWPRPICRNGRRLPATYANYLVINGAVLVPTYNDPADQAAQDIIGAAHPGRDVIGIEARPLIAQGGSLHCLTMHLPKGVLP
- a CDS encoding carbon-nitrogen hydrolase — its product is MKTLKVALIQQPCPDPPDEARHISDEAVRRAAERGARLIVLPELHCGPYFCQQEQSETFDRAEPIPGPATDHFSALARELDIVLIISLFERRAAGLCHNTALVIERDGTIAGRYRKMHIPDDPGYYEKFYFTPGDLGFEPIATSVGKLGLLICWDQWYPEAARLMALAGAEILIYPTAIGWDARDDETEQKRQLDAWHTVQRGHAIANGLPLVAVNRVGHESDPSGSSPGITFWGNSFACGPQGEMLAEGGVEKTELLADIDLRRGEQVRRIWPFLRDRRIDAYGDLLKRFRD